Part of the Paenibacillus terrae HPL-003 genome is shown below.
CAGGAGGCAGGCATCGAGTATGCCAGAGATTATGCGATCAAGCCGTCAACCTCTACGCTGCGCAACTGGCCTGATATCGGTTCCAAGCTGACCCCGGGGCTGGACCTGATCTGGACGAATAAAAAGACACCTCAGCAGGCGCTGGATGAGCTGGAGCCCATCATTCAGCCGTTGCTCCAAGGAGTATATCCGGATGAATAATCCGTTAGGACAGCAGCGAAAGGAGATCGGCCCATGAAGCGACAAAAATCAGGAATGATGCGCATGGAGCGCAACTGGGGTCTGTTATTCGCGCTTCCTGCCATCCTGGGCTTAATGATATTTACGATTGGACCGATCACGGCCTCGTTCGTATTCAGCCTGACCGACTGGACCATTGGCGGACAGATGACCTTTATAGGGTTGGACAATTATCGGACGATTCTGACCGAGGACTCCACCTTTTCCCAATCCATGTTCGTGACCACGTATTACGCGCTGGGCAGCGTGCCTCTCGGGTTGGCGGCTGCGTTTATCATTGCGCTGTTATTAAATCAAAAGGTGAAAGGCCTGTCCGTGTTCCGCACGGTTTATTATTTGCCCACGATTGTGCCGAGTATTGCCAACACGATGCTGTGGCTGTGGATGTTTAACCCCGATTTTGGTCTGTTGAATTCGTTGCTGGAGAGTGTTGGACTGCCGGGGAGCAAATGGATTTACGACGAAAGCACGGCGATCCCCTCCCTGATTATGATGAGCACCTGGGGGATCGGGAATACGGTCATCATCTTTTTGGCAGGGCTTCAGTCGGTTCCCACCCATCTGTATGAAGCGGCTGAGGTGGATGGCGGCAATAGGTGGCACAAATTTTTCCATATTACCATTCCTTCGATGACACCGACGATTTTCTTCAATCTGGTCATGTCTTTAATCAGTACCTTTCAGGCATTCAATCAGGCGTACGTCATGACGAAGGGGGGCCCCAACAATTCGACCCTGTTCTATGTATTCTACTTGTGGCGTACAGCCTTTACAGAGACCAAAATCGGCTATGCCTCGGCGCTGGCCTGGATCTTATTTTTCGTCATTATGGTGCTGACGGTCCTGATTTTCTCCACGTCCAAAAAGTGGGTTCACTATGAAGGGGGGGAACGTTCATGAATCAAGTCGCTTCTTCTGTCAACGATTCAACAACACCGAAACATCCGCCTCCACAGCCTGAACGCTCTCGCAGTCCTGCTACCGCTCCCCGTGCCAAGCCTCTCAAAATCAGTCGTGTTCTGCTGTACGTTGTTTTAATAATGGGCAGTATTTTGATGCTGTTGCCATTTGTATGGCTCATTCGCAGCTCTTTGATGGGAACATCGCAAATTTTCGTGTTCCCGCCAGAGTGGATACCGTCTCCTTTTCAATGGAGCAATTACCCGGAAGCGCTGACTTCTGTACCGTTCGGCAGGTATTTTATGAATACGTTCATGATTGAGGTATGTGTGCTGGCAGGAGTGATGTTGACCTCGATTGTATCGGCGTTTACCTTTGCCCGCCTGCGCTGGCCTGGACGTAATCTTATCTTTTCCCTGCTGATCGGGTCGATGATGCTGCCTTATGCAGTGACGCTGATTCCAACCTTCGTCATGTGGCGAGAGCTGGGAGGGTTAAATACGTTCCTGCCGTTGATTGTTCCCGCATGGTTCGGCGGAGGGGCGTTTAACATCTTTTTGCTAAGACAATTCATGCTGACCATTCCACGTGATCTGGACGAAGCGGCTTATATGGATGGGGGTACACCTCTGACCGTACTATGGCGCGTCATTATTCCATTGTCTTCACCCGCGCTGATCGTGATCGGGATATTTACTTTTATTGATGTGTGGAATGATTTTTTGGGCCCAATTATTTATTTGAGTGATGAAAAGCATTTTACATTGGCGCTGGGATTGGCGACTTTCCGAGGGCTGAACAATACCAATTGGCCTTATCTGATGGCGGCTTCCAGTACGATTTTGGCTCCCATTGTCCTGATTTTCTTTATTGGACAACGCTATTTTATTGAAGGCATCACGCTGACAGGCATAAAAGGCTAAAAGGAAGCCAGGACGCACTGCGGCAGCGAGAAGAACATATATGCGTTCAAAAGCAAGTGGTGGAGTGTGTTCAGAGGTATATTTTTGGGAAAGAAATACGGAGCGGGGAGGCAGTACGAGTGAAAGAGGAAGAGATTCAAAATGCGGAAGTATCGGCAAAGCAGGTACAGGGTGTTCCGGGCAGATTAGCCCGATTACGGTCGGAGTTTTCGGCGCTGGGTATAGATGCGCTGCTCATTACACACGGACCCAATCGGCGTTATATGACGGGGTTCACAGGCTCGGCTGGGATTGTGCTCATTACAGAGGAAGATGCTTTTCTGGTGACGGATTTCCGCTATATGATGCAGGCAACCGATCAGGCACCGGAATATTCGGTTATTCGGCATGAGGCACAAATTTTCCAGACGGTGGCTGATCTGACAGACAAATTGGGCGTTCACAGACTGGGATTGGAGAGCCGTCATGTCTCACTCCAGCAGTCGGGTCAGCTTCAAGCCGCGCTGGGTTCGCTGGAATATGTACAAACGGGAGATGTGATTGAACGGCTGCGTGATGTGAAGGACGATGAGGAGATTCGCACGATCAGCGAAGCGGCGCGTATCACCGATGCCGCCTTTACGGAGGTGCTGAATTACATTCAGCCCGGGGTTACAGAGCGGCGGATTGCAGCGGAGCTGGAATATCGGTTGCGGCTGGCGGGCGCGGAATCGGGCGGGTTTGCGTTCATTGTTGCCTCGGGGGAGCGTTCAGCGTTGCCGCACGGACTGGCCAGTGACAAGGAAATTGGTCAGAACGAGTTCGTCACAATGGATTTTGGCGCGAATGTGCGCGGCTATCTGTCCGATATCACGCGTACGGTTTTCGTCGGCAAACCGTCAGAACGCCATGAGGAACTGTATGCCATTGTACTGGAAGCGAATATGAAGACGATTGCAGGGCTTCGCCCCGGATTAAGCGGCCGGGAGGGAGACAGTCTAGGGCGGGATGTGATTGCCTCGTATGGCTATGGGGAACATTTTGGTCACGGATTGGGCCACGGTTTTGGTCTGGAAATTCATGAGCAGGTACGCCTGTCCCGCGAAAGTAAGTCGGTGCTCGTACCGGGCCATGTCATTACCGTGGAACCGGGCATTTATATCCCCGGCTTCGGCGGGGTTCGTATTGAGGATGATGTGCTGATCACAGAAGACGGTGTGAAGGTACTGACCTCTTCGCCAAAAGAACTGCTTTTATTATAGAAAGCAACTATATAGGACGAACTCGTAAAATTCACATGAAAAATTCCAGTTCTATTTGTAGAGTCTGCCAGTCATCCAAAAACGATATGGAGGGATCGTATGAACATGCAAAAAAGACGCACGAAAATATGGCTGACCGCGCTGGCGGTTTCTCTCATCGTTGCTTTGACACCAGTCATTTCGGGTCATGAGGCTTATGCCGAGGCGGAGTCGGATGCAAAAGTCATCGACATCTTTAGCCGGACAGTGAACGATTACGGTATAGACCTCGTTGATTGGCAAGGCTATCTTGCGAACCCGTATGTGAAGCTAAAAGTAAAGCCGCCTGCGGACGCCGCTTTTCCAGTGACGGTTACGCTGAATGCGCAGGGCACGTCCCGGCTGATGATGGATTTACCAAGTACGTTGTCGGCGCAAGGCGCAAGCAAGACCTTGACCTTTGACAACTCGCAGGAGGAAAAAGAATTCCGCCTAGCCATTCATCCCGACCGGATCGGAGGAAACGACGAAATAGAACATTACACATTGTCTATGTCCGTTGCCGGAAATGATGGGCAGACGACCGTGCAATCTATTCCGATTCGGGTGCTGGACCAGGACGATAATGAAGAGCCGAAAGTACCTATTCATTTTGACTACCGCTTCGATACGATTATGCCCTATTTCAATGATGCTTCTACCAGAAAGGCCGCAGAGCTGGCGGTGAAGGACTGGTTCTATTTCTTTGATCTGGATGCCTTCGACGAGGTTCCTGCCAATGCAGAGGTAAACCATCTGCCGGGAGACGATTGGCAAAATGAAATACAGGTGACGAATGATAAGCCCTATAAGGGCATGTGGGTGTTTATGAGAGGTTTGAATGGACCTTATTCTACAGGTTTTCCGGCCGATAACGGCCATTATCATACACGCAACGGTGTGACCGTGCCGGGGAACTTAAACCGTTCCTACAGTTTGATTCTGGATTTCTATGATGATGCGACTCCATTCACATCGGTAGACGATGAGGAATGGTATCAATCCGATCTGTCCAAGGTGACAGATGTACACGGACTGATCATGCATGAATTCGGTCATGCGATTGTGTTCAGCGACACGTTCCCGGGCGTCAAGGCGCTGAAGGAGGCCGCAGGCAATGACCCGGATATTATGGCCTATCAACACAGAGCGGCCGCATTGGACGACAGCTACCATCTCTCTGGGGAGCTTGCAGAGGTTGACAGACTGAGCGGACAAAATGGTGGCTGGCGCCATATGTTCCCGACCCGGCGCTGGATGAACACGAAGCTTTCGTTGCTGGTAGCAGAAAAAGCAGGCTGGCCGCTGCGTAAGGATCTGACTCCTTTCCTTGCGCCGGAAATCGTTACGAAAGAACTGCCTGAACCCGTCAAAGGAAAGGCCTACACCGCCAAGCTGGAGGCAAAGGGAGGCGTACCGTTTTACGATTGGACGGTGACAGACGGCGAGCTGCCCGCAGGCTTTAAGCTGGATCGCTTCACAGGAACGATCAACGGGACAGCAGACAGCGGAGCAGAGAACAAGACGTATACGTTCACCGTACAGTTACGGGATTATGACGAGCTGAGCAAGCCTGTGACACAAAGCTTTAAGCTCAAGCTGTAACTGAAAATAATCCATTCGGGGCAAAGGCGACTCCATTATGATGTACTCGGGCTTGAGTGGTCGGAGGGAGGGGAAATGAATGAAACACGATGCAGCGGATCTGGTCGTTGTAGGCGGCGGGATTATCGGTGCTGCCATCGCTTATTATGCAGCAAAATCCGGTTTGAAGGTCGTGCTGGCTGAGCGGGGGGAGCTTGCTGGAGGCACTTCGTCCCGTTGTGATGGAAATATTTTAGCAATCGACAAGGAGCCGGGATTTGACAGTCGAATGTCGCTGGTATCGCAGGAGCTGGTGGGAGAACTGGCTAGAGAACTGGAGGATGAATTTGAGTATCGTGCGCCGGGCAGTATTTTGGTCTGTGAAAATGATCAGGAGATGCTGGCGGCAGAGCAGTGGGTGGCCCGTCAGCAGCAGCAGGGACTTCCGTTTCGCATGCTGGATCAGCGGGATCTGCAGGAGGAATGGCCCCATCTGGCTAAAGATCTGCCGGGCGGGCTGGAATGCGCGACAGATTCAACCGTGAATCCGGTACTGATGACATATGCACTGGCCGGGGCCGCACGTCGGATGGGAGCCAGATTATTGCCGCGTACGCCGATACAGTCCGTCCTCAAGGACGAAAGGGGGGACGTCCGGGGTGTGGAGACGCCCCATGGTGTGATC
Proteins encoded:
- a CDS encoding carbohydrate ABC transporter permease codes for the protein MKRQKSGMMRMERNWGLLFALPAILGLMIFTIGPITASFVFSLTDWTIGGQMTFIGLDNYRTILTEDSTFSQSMFVTTYYALGSVPLGLAAAFIIALLLNQKVKGLSVFRTVYYLPTIVPSIANTMLWLWMFNPDFGLLNSLLESVGLPGSKWIYDESTAIPSLIMMSTWGIGNTVIIFLAGLQSVPTHLYEAAEVDGGNRWHKFFHITIPSMTPTIFFNLVMSLISTFQAFNQAYVMTKGGPNNSTLFYVFYLWRTAFTETKIGYASALAWILFFVIMVLTVLIFSTSKKWVHYEGGERS
- a CDS encoding Ig domain-containing protein, with product MNMQKRRTKIWLTALAVSLIVALTPVISGHEAYAEAESDAKVIDIFSRTVNDYGIDLVDWQGYLANPYVKLKVKPPADAAFPVTVTLNAQGTSRLMMDLPSTLSAQGASKTLTFDNSQEEKEFRLAIHPDRIGGNDEIEHYTLSMSVAGNDGQTTVQSIPIRVLDQDDNEEPKVPIHFDYRFDTIMPYFNDASTRKAAELAVKDWFYFFDLDAFDEVPANAEVNHLPGDDWQNEIQVTNDKPYKGMWVFMRGLNGPYSTGFPADNGHYHTRNGVTVPGNLNRSYSLILDFYDDATPFTSVDDEEWYQSDLSKVTDVHGLIMHEFGHAIVFSDTFPGVKALKEAAGNDPDIMAYQHRAAALDDSYHLSGELAEVDRLSGQNGGWRHMFPTRRWMNTKLSLLVAEKAGWPLRKDLTPFLAPEIVTKELPEPVKGKAYTAKLEAKGGVPFYDWTVTDGELPAGFKLDRFTGTINGTADSGAENKTYTFTVQLRDYDELSKPVTQSFKLKL
- a CDS encoding M24 family metallopeptidase; the encoded protein is MQNAEVSAKQVQGVPGRLARLRSEFSALGIDALLITHGPNRRYMTGFTGSAGIVLITEEDAFLVTDFRYMMQATDQAPEYSVIRHEAQIFQTVADLTDKLGVHRLGLESRHVSLQQSGQLQAALGSLEYVQTGDVIERLRDVKDDEEIRTISEAARITDAAFTEVLNYIQPGVTERRIAAELEYRLRLAGAESGGFAFIVASGERSALPHGLASDKEIGQNEFVTMDFGANVRGYLSDITRTVFVGKPSERHEELYAIVLEANMKTIAGLRPGLSGREGDSLGRDVIASYGYGEHFGHGLGHGFGLEIHEQVRLSRESKSVLVPGHVITVEPGIYIPGFGGVRIEDDVLITEDGVKVLTSSPKELLLL
- a CDS encoding carbohydrate ABC transporter permease, giving the protein MNQVASSVNDSTTPKHPPPQPERSRSPATAPRAKPLKISRVLLYVVLIMGSILMLLPFVWLIRSSLMGTSQIFVFPPEWIPSPFQWSNYPEALTSVPFGRYFMNTFMIEVCVLAGVMLTSIVSAFTFARLRWPGRNLIFSLLIGSMMLPYAVTLIPTFVMWRELGGLNTFLPLIVPAWFGGGAFNIFLLRQFMLTIPRDLDEAAYMDGGTPLTVLWRVIIPLSSPALIVIGIFTFIDVWNDFLGPIIYLSDEKHFTLALGLATFRGLNNTNWPYLMAASSTILAPIVLIFFIGQRYFIEGITLTGIKG